A genomic window from Silene latifolia isolate original U9 population chromosome Y, ASM4854445v1, whole genome shotgun sequence includes:
- the LOC141628028 gene encoding uncharacterized protein LOC141628028: MTTPSSTTQLGKDSWLRSVMEKCILKYDESNFVEWDSTIKSAAVLCYLVEPLPSEPGPRVTTAAQTTYDDHMEVVNDVKNVLIWSMTSNFNLRFISLNAYEIFTRVTTKFSQTPQIRQYEAAVRFFEEKIEKGQNVGPHVFKMVEYVYTLERLECGIPKKLAVDDILHSLTNKFAHFRENYNMNNMDKSFHELHALLTQAERDMEESGSEKKRTFFQCD; the protein is encoded by the coding sequence ATGACAACACCATCTTCCACAACTCAACTTGGAAAAGactcatggctaaggtccgtaatggagaAGTGTATTTTGAAATATGACGAAAGTAATTTCGTCGAATGGGATTCAACCATCAAAAGCGCCGCAGTGCTCTGCTACTTGGTTGAGCCCCTACCTTCCGAGCCCGGCCCAAGGGTTACTACGGCGGCACAGACCACCTATGACGATCATATGGAGGTCGTAAATGATGTCAAAAATGTCTTGATATGGTCCATGACTTCTAATTTCAATCTTCGTTTTATCTCCCTCAATGCATATGAGATATTCACAAGGGTAACAACAAAGTTTTCTCAAACACCGCAAATCCGCCAATATGAGGCCGCGGTGCGTTTCTTCGAAGAAAAGATTGAAAAGGGCCAAAATGTTGGCCCACATGTGTTCAAAATGGTTGAGTATGTTTACACTCTAGAGCGTCTAGAGTGTGGTATTCCAAAGAAGCTTGCGGTGGACGACATTCTCCACTCACTTACCaacaagtttgcccactttagggagAACTATAACATGAACAACATGGATAAGAGTTTCCATGAGCTTCATGCTCTCCtaacccaagcggagagggacaTGGAAGAAAGTGGGAGTGAGAAAAAAAGGACGTTCTTTCAATGCGATTGA